In Tsuneonella amylolytica, one genomic interval encodes:
- the ilvD gene encoding dihydroxy-acid dehydratase has translation MPDLRSKTSTHGRNMAGARGLWRATGMKDGDFGKPIVAVVNSFTQFVPGHVHLKDLGQLVARQIEAAGGVAKEFNTIAVDDGIAMGHDGMLYSLPSRELIADSVEYMVNAHCADAMVCISNCDKITPGMLMAALRINVPTVFVSGGPMEAGKVVVKGKEVALDLVDAMVAAADETFTDAEVDEIEKAACPTCGSCSGMFTANSMNCLTEALGLSLPGNGSVLATHADRQGLFERAGRLVVALCKRYYGEGDESVLPRNVATFEAFENAMSLDIAMGGSTNTVLHLLAAAHEAGVDFTMADIDRLSRAVPCLCKVAPAKSDVHMEDVHRAGGIMSILGELDRAGLLHTALPTVHSPTMGDALADWDIRLTNNPSVQEFYRAAPGGVPTQTAFSQNRRWDDLDTDRRGGVIRAREHAFSQDGGLAVLFGNLAEHGCIVKTAGVDESILKFSGPAKVFESQDAAVTAILTDQVQAGDVVVIRYEGPRGGPGMQEMLYPTSYLKSKGLGAACALITDGRFSGGTSGLSIGHVSPEAAEGGAIALVEDGDRIEIDIPNRSIALAVDDAELARRRELREGNWAPAEPRPRKVSPALEAYAAMTTSAARGAVRDVSRLRRG, from the coding sequence ATGCCCGACCTTCGTTCAAAAACCTCTACTCACGGCCGGAACATGGCCGGTGCCCGCGGGCTGTGGCGCGCGACGGGGATGAAGGACGGCGATTTTGGCAAGCCGATCGTCGCGGTGGTCAACAGCTTCACCCAGTTCGTACCGGGCCACGTGCATCTCAAGGACCTGGGCCAACTGGTCGCGCGGCAGATCGAGGCGGCGGGCGGGGTGGCCAAGGAATTCAACACGATAGCGGTCGATGATGGTATCGCGATGGGGCACGACGGGATGCTCTATTCGCTTCCTTCGAGAGAACTCATCGCCGACAGCGTCGAATATATGGTCAATGCCCACTGCGCCGACGCGATGGTGTGCATCTCCAACTGCGACAAGATCACCCCCGGCATGCTGATGGCCGCGCTGCGGATCAATGTGCCGACCGTCTTCGTTAGCGGCGGGCCGATGGAAGCGGGCAAGGTCGTGGTGAAGGGCAAGGAAGTCGCGCTCGACCTCGTCGATGCGATGGTCGCTGCCGCAGACGAGACATTCACCGACGCGGAAGTCGACGAGATCGAGAAGGCCGCTTGTCCGACCTGCGGCAGCTGTTCGGGCATGTTCACCGCCAACTCGATGAACTGCCTGACCGAGGCGCTGGGCCTCTCGCTGCCAGGCAACGGATCGGTCCTCGCCACCCACGCCGACCGGCAGGGCCTGTTCGAGCGCGCCGGACGCCTCGTCGTGGCGCTATGCAAACGCTATTACGGCGAGGGCGACGAGAGCGTTTTGCCTCGCAACGTCGCCACTTTCGAAGCGTTCGAGAACGCCATGAGCCTCGACATTGCCATGGGCGGATCGACCAACACGGTGCTTCACCTCTTGGCCGCCGCGCACGAGGCTGGGGTCGACTTCACAATGGCCGATATCGACCGTCTCAGCCGCGCGGTGCCGTGCCTGTGCAAGGTGGCGCCGGCCAAAAGCGACGTCCACATGGAGGACGTCCACCGCGCCGGCGGCATCATGAGCATCCTTGGCGAGCTTGATCGGGCAGGGTTGTTGCACACGGCACTGCCGACCGTGCATTCGCCCACGATGGGCGATGCGCTGGCCGACTGGGACATTCGCCTCACCAACAACCCCAGCGTGCAGGAGTTCTACCGCGCTGCTCCTGGCGGGGTACCGACCCAGACCGCGTTCAGCCAGAATCGCCGGTGGGACGATCTCGACACCGACCGCCGCGGCGGCGTCATCAGGGCCAGGGAACACGCATTCAGCCAGGACGGCGGCCTCGCGGTGCTTTTCGGCAACCTCGCCGAGCACGGTTGCATCGTGAAGACCGCAGGGGTCGACGAAAGCATTCTCAAATTCAGCGGCCCCGCGAAGGTGTTCGAAAGCCAGGACGCCGCAGTAACCGCGATCCTGACCGACCAAGTGCAGGCGGGCGACGTGGTCGTGATCCGCTACGAAGGTCCGCGTGGCGGGCCGGGGATGCAGGAAATGCTCTATCCCACCAGCTACCTCAAGTCGAAGGGGCTTGGCGCAGCCTGCGCGCTGATTACGGACGGACGGTTCTCAGGTGGAACCAGCGGGCTCAGCATCGGCCATGTCAGCCCCGAGGCGGCGGAAGGCGGGGCAATCGCGCTTGTCGAAGATGGCGACCGGATCGAAATCGACATACCGAACAGGTCGATCGCACTCGCCGTGGACGATGCCGAACTGGCGCGCCGCCGCGAACTTCGCGAAGGTAACTGGGCACCCGCCGAGCCGCGTCCGCGCAAGGTTTCGCCCGCGCTCGAAGCCTACGCCGCGATGACGACCAGCGCCGCCCGCGGGGCCGTCCGCGACGTGAGCAGGCTCCGCCGCGGATGA
- a CDS encoding 4-(cytidine 5'-diphospho)-2-C-methyl-D-erythritol kinase, whose translation MHETGYAKINLALHVRRRREDGYHELETLFAFVDAGDKLTARVAERNALTVVGEFAPQLADPFGNIVAQALAKLPRSQGLGLTLEKNLPVAAGLGGGSADAGAVFRIFEALHGLPDDWRGRAAKLGADVPACVESKMCLGNGTGTELSSVVNDLEDTPVLLVNPRVPLATGPVFAGWDGQDRGPLPNGPALRIAAEGRNDLEAPAIGLVPEIATVLEALEGTGPTLARMSGSGATCFALYSDPEARREAAARLAADHPDWWQMSGKLRP comes from the coding sequence GTGCACGAAACCGGTTACGCCAAGATCAATCTCGCGCTGCATGTGCGGCGGCGGCGGGAGGATGGGTATCACGAGCTCGAGACGCTGTTCGCGTTCGTCGATGCGGGGGACAAGCTGACCGCGCGCGTCGCCGAACGAAACGCGTTGACAGTGGTTGGCGAGTTCGCCCCGCAACTGGCTGATCCGTTTGGCAATATCGTCGCTCAGGCGCTGGCGAAGCTGCCGCGATCGCAGGGGCTGGGGTTGACGCTCGAAAAGAACCTGCCGGTCGCCGCGGGGCTTGGGGGCGGGTCGGCGGATGCGGGGGCGGTGTTCCGGATCTTCGAGGCGCTCCACGGCCTGCCAGACGACTGGCGCGGGCGCGCTGCGAAGCTGGGCGCGGACGTGCCCGCCTGCGTCGAGAGCAAAATGTGCCTCGGCAACGGCACCGGCACCGAATTGTCAAGTGTGGTCAATGATTTGGAGGATACTCCTGTCCTCCTTGTCAACCCGCGCGTACCGCTTGCCACCGGACCGGTGTTTGCGGGGTGGGACGGGCAGGACCGCGGACCCCTCCCGAACGGGCCGGCCTTGCGGATCGCCGCCGAGGGGCGCAACGATCTCGAAGCGCCAGCCATCGGGCTTGTGCCCGAAATCGCCACCGTGCTCGAAGCGCTTGAAGGAACCGGCCCTACGCTCGCCCGTATGTCGGGCTCGGGCGCGACGTGCTTCGCGCTCTATTCCGACCCCGAGGCTCGGCGCGAAGCCGCCGCGCGCCTGGCGGCCGATCATCCAGATTGGTGGCAAATGAGCGGAAAGCTGCGTCCTTGA
- a CDS encoding lytic transglycosylase domain-containing protein produces the protein MTRIGGRRGRIALAIAGALACATSTPALASSAAEYFRARAVSSTVPELLSNSEREWYRGLFAAIDAKDWTRVDTLFAEKPDGPLHHVAKAAYYLDAASPRVELPAIEAWLAQGTQLPMAQQVAGLGLKRGMVAMPGLPVEQQLVSQGYSPRRVLPNAVNDGTMPAEVKSAILERIKNDDPDGARLLLDGVDAGLSAAARAEWRQRVAWSYYIENQDAAALGMAQTVRNGGNGAWVGEGDWAAGLAAWRLGDCESAGEAFKRAAGSAQNLELTAAGYYWASRAAIRCREPHKAAEYLRGAARLDETLYGMLAREALGQELPGGRRTADFDAADWQRLRDAPNVRTAVALAEIGRDSLADEVLRHEAKIGPASEYDALSRLARELGLPSTQLWMAANAPRGAKAEPTLRYPAPRWQPVNGWKVDPALAFAHTLQESRFQAGAVSPAGARGLMQIMPSAAKDHSGTLGYSGSASDLNRPEVNLAFGQRHLSMLRDSAVTGGLLPKIMAAYNAGLTPLSRWNSEVKDQGDPLLFMESIPYWETRGYVAIVMRNYWMYERQAGAGSDSRRALAQGMWPTFPELAGTGAVRISAR, from the coding sequence ATGACACGGATCGGTGGACGGCGCGGCCGGATAGCTCTGGCCATTGCAGGTGCGCTCGCCTGCGCGACATCGACCCCCGCCCTCGCCAGCAGCGCCGCCGAGTATTTCCGCGCCCGCGCCGTGTCGAGCACGGTGCCCGAGCTGCTCAGCAATTCCGAACGTGAATGGTATCGCGGCCTGTTCGCCGCGATCGACGCGAAGGACTGGACCCGCGTCGATACTTTGTTCGCGGAGAAGCCCGACGGTCCGCTGCATCACGTCGCGAAGGCGGCATACTACCTCGATGCAGCCAGCCCCAGGGTCGAGTTGCCGGCGATCGAGGCGTGGCTGGCGCAGGGCACTCAACTGCCGATGGCCCAGCAGGTCGCCGGGCTGGGCCTGAAGCGCGGCATGGTGGCCATGCCGGGCCTGCCGGTCGAACAGCAGCTCGTCTCGCAAGGCTACTCCCCGCGCCGCGTCCTTCCAAATGCGGTGAACGACGGCACCATGCCTGCCGAGGTCAAGTCGGCCATCCTCGAGCGGATCAAGAACGACGACCCCGACGGTGCGCGCTTGCTGCTCGACGGTGTGGATGCGGGTCTTTCGGCGGCGGCGCGTGCCGAATGGCGCCAGCGCGTCGCGTGGAGCTACTACATCGAGAACCAGGATGCCGCCGCGCTCGGGATGGCGCAGACGGTGCGCAATGGCGGCAACGGTGCCTGGGTCGGCGAAGGCGATTGGGCGGCGGGCCTCGCCGCGTGGCGCCTCGGCGATTGCGAGAGCGCGGGCGAAGCATTCAAGCGCGCGGCGGGTTCGGCGCAGAACCTCGAACTGACGGCGGCCGGATATTACTGGGCGAGCCGCGCGGCGATCCGGTGCCGTGAACCGCACAAGGCGGCCGAGTACCTGCGCGGCGCGGCACGGCTCGACGAGACCCTCTACGGAATGCTCGCTCGCGAGGCGCTGGGCCAGGAACTGCCCGGCGGCCGGCGCACCGCGGACTTCGATGCCGCCGACTGGCAGCGCCTGCGCGATGCGCCCAACGTCCGCACGGCAGTGGCGCTGGCCGAGATCGGCCGCGATTCGCTGGCCGACGAGGTCTTGCGGCACGAGGCGAAGATCGGTCCGGCAAGCGAATACGACGCCTTGAGCAGGCTCGCCCGCGAACTCGGGCTTCCGTCCACCCAGCTATGGATGGCGGCGAACGCCCCGCGCGGCGCGAAGGCGGAGCCCACGTTGCGCTATCCCGCGCCGCGCTGGCAGCCAGTCAACGGATGGAAGGTCGATCCCGCGCTGGCGTTCGCGCACACCTTGCAGGAATCGCGGTTCCAGGCCGGTGCCGTCAGCCCCGCAGGCGCACGCGGCCTGATGCAGATCATGCCGTCCGCGGCGAAAGACCATTCCGGCACGCTCGGCTATTCCGGCAGCGCGAGTGACCTCAACCGGCCCGAAGTGAACCTGGCATTCGGACAGCGGCATCTGTCCATGCTGCGCGACAGTGCGGTGACGGGCGGCCTGCTGCCCAAGATCATGGCCGCCTACAACGCCGGCCTGACCCCGCTTTCGCGGTGGAACAGCGAGGTCAAGGATCAGGGCGATCCGTTGCTATTCATGGAAAGCATCCCCTACTGGGAAACGCGTGGATACGTCGCGATCGTGATGCGGAACTACTGGATGTACGAACGGCAGGCTGGTGCGGGCAGCGACAGCCGCCGCGCGCTGGCGCAGGGCATGTGGCCCACGTTCCCCGAATTGGCCGGAACCGGTGCCGTGCGGATTTCCGCGCGCTGA
- a CDS encoding NAD(P)H-hydrate dehydratase → MRAADQVLTAAEMRAAENALVITGTSVVALMDRAGHGAAEWIRRVATGRSVTVLCGPGNNGGDGYVIARVLREAGLTVRVIAPSEPKTDAARDARNAWSGDVARGYDGAHGGVFVDCLFGSGLSRPLDANHEVLLAGLVATHDFAVAIDLPSGIAADDGTLLGEVPSFDLTLALGAWKPAHFRMPALGRLGETRLVDIGIVSVEGAARLVPRPRFTPPARDAHKYMRGLVGIVAGAMPGAAILSATAAMRGGAGYVKLLSAHSHPAAPAALVVDGGELDSALADRRWSALLIGPGLGRGEDARRRLGAALGAGMPTVLDADALHLLDDDLLEGVDAARLLLTPHEGELAKLCETLGIAAGDKVAQARELAGRSGLTVLAKGPDTVIAAPDERLGYMPPAPTWLASAGTGDVLAGLAASRLATGSRPFEAAGEAAWLHAEAARAAGPNFIADDLVAALPAAYAHFL, encoded by the coding sequence ATGCGCGCCGCTGACCAGGTACTCACCGCGGCGGAGATGCGCGCGGCGGAAAACGCGCTGGTCATTACCGGAACGTCGGTCGTCGCCCTGATGGACCGCGCCGGGCATGGGGCTGCCGAATGGATCCGGCGCGTTGCGACCGGCCGATCGGTCACGGTGCTCTGCGGACCGGGCAACAACGGCGGCGACGGTTACGTCATTGCAAGGGTTCTGCGCGAAGCCGGCCTGACCGTGCGGGTGATCGCTCCGTCCGAACCGAAGACGGACGCTGCACGCGATGCTCGGAACGCCTGGAGCGGCGATGTCGCGCGCGGATATGACGGCGCACACGGCGGCGTATTCGTCGATTGCCTGTTCGGTTCCGGCCTGTCCCGCCCGCTGGACGCAAATCACGAAGTCCTGCTCGCTGGGCTCGTTGCGACGCACGATTTCGCGGTCGCGATCGATCTACCCAGCGGGATCGCGGCAGACGACGGAACGCTGCTGGGCGAAGTGCCCTCGTTCGACCTCACCCTCGCATTGGGTGCGTGGAAGCCCGCGCATTTCCGGATGCCTGCGCTCGGAAGGCTTGGCGAAACGCGCCTTGTCGACATCGGGATCGTATCGGTCGAGGGGGCGGCAAGGCTTGTGCCCCGTCCGCGGTTCACCCCGCCGGCCCGCGATGCGCACAAGTACATGCGCGGACTCGTTGGAATTGTCGCCGGGGCCATGCCGGGCGCGGCGATCCTGTCGGCCACTGCCGCAATGCGGGGCGGGGCGGGGTACGTGAAGCTCCTTTCGGCGCATTCGCACCCGGCCGCCCCCGCCGCCTTGGTGGTGGACGGCGGCGAACTCGACAGCGCGCTCGCCGATCGGCGCTGGTCAGCGCTGCTGATCGGGCCGGGGCTGGGGCGGGGCGAGGATGCGCGCAGGCGGCTTGGCGCCGCGCTCGGTGCCGGAATGCCCACCGTTCTCGATGCCGACGCGCTGCATCTTCTCGACGACGACTTGCTCGAAGGTGTCGACGCCGCGCGGCTGCTGCTCACCCCGCACGAAGGCGAACTGGCCAAGCTGTGCGAGACGCTCGGCATCGCTGCGGGGGACAAGGTCGCGCAGGCACGCGAACTGGCGGGACGGAGCGGGCTCACCGTACTCGCGAAAGGCCCCGATACCGTAATAGCGGCGCCTGACGAAAGGCTCGGTTACATGCCGCCGGCGCCCACATGGCTCGCGAGCGCGGGCACGGGCGATGTGCTGGCAGGACTTGCGGCAAGCCGGCTCGCAACCGGGTCTCGGCCGTTCGAGGCCGCCGGCGAAGCGGCCTGGCTGCACGCAGAGGCAGCCCGCGCGGCCGGGCCTAATTTCATTGCGGACGATCTTGTCGCCGCGTTGCCAGCGGCTTACGCGCACTTCCTGTGA
- a CDS encoding N-formylglutamate amidohydrolase: protein MSEWQPYRQIGPEPPRGGIVLVADHASNHVPDDIELGIEPALLNEHIAIDIGVEGVAERMARRHGVPAHLATVSRLVCDLHREEDNPAVVPTSSDGHLIAGNIGADVEGRLDRFHRPYHAALSEWLVAVDPALIISLHSFTPALSSKVEERPWEVALLYNTDDAPARHAIRLFGEQGLTVGDNEPYSGRELNATMNRHAEAHGRHYLAIEVRQDQIATEAGQARWADMIADIAGQVSLMLESA from the coding sequence ATCAGCGAATGGCAGCCTTACCGGCAAATCGGACCTGAACCCCCGCGTGGCGGTATCGTCCTGGTTGCCGATCACGCTTCGAACCATGTCCCGGACGATATCGAACTTGGCATCGAACCCGCGCTGCTGAACGAGCACATCGCGATCGACATCGGTGTGGAAGGCGTGGCCGAACGCATGGCGCGACGTCATGGCGTCCCCGCGCATCTCGCCACCGTCAGCCGCCTCGTGTGCGATCTGCACCGCGAAGAGGACAACCCGGCTGTCGTCCCCACCAGCAGCGACGGGCACCTGATCGCGGGCAATATCGGCGCCGATGTGGAAGGGCGGCTCGACCGCTTCCACCGTCCTTACCATGCCGCGCTGTCAGAGTGGCTGGTTGCCGTCGACCCGGCCTTAATCATTTCTCTTCACAGCTTTACGCCCGCCCTTTCGAGCAAGGTCGAGGAGCGGCCGTGGGAGGTCGCGCTGCTCTACAACACCGACGACGCACCTGCGCGCCACGCGATCCGGTTGTTCGGCGAACAGGGGCTGACCGTGGGCGACAACGAGCCGTATTCGGGCCGCGAACTCAACGCGACGATGAACCGCCATGCCGAGGCGCACGGGCGGCACTACCTCGCAATCGAGGTGCGGCAGGACCAGATCGCCACCGAGGCCGGTCAGGCGCGCTGGGCGGACATGATCGCCGACATCGCCGGACAAGTGTCACTCATGCTTGAGTCGGCCTAA
- a CDS encoding uracil-DNA glycosylase family protein produces the protein MCLIAPAGEVKTGWMVPAPFSSLKADIAAALDWWRMAGVDADYVDAPITWLADPRAAEVIEAAPARQKREPAPVVSDPQLGGPSENWPRELAAFRQWWLEEPLLDEGGLSPRIAPTGEVGADLMVMVAMPEETDRTSLLEGPQGALLDGFLRAARLSRDRIYIASVLPRHTVLPDWAALDRQGLGKLAAHHVAFAQPKRLVVFGQSVPSLGGHDPAQGPPQGSAATAFFNHEGGRVSSLFQPGLARLRDKPQLRARLWKRWLEWTDEAE, from the coding sequence ATGTGCTTGATTGCCCCGGCGGGGGAGGTCAAGACCGGATGGATGGTGCCTGCCCCCTTCTCATCGCTCAAAGCCGACATCGCGGCCGCGCTCGACTGGTGGCGTATGGCCGGGGTCGACGCCGATTACGTGGATGCGCCGATCACATGGTTGGCCGATCCCAGAGCTGCCGAGGTTATCGAAGCTGCTCCGGCGCGGCAGAAGCGCGAACCTGCGCCCGTCGTTTCTGATCCGCAGCTCGGCGGACCATCGGAGAACTGGCCGCGCGAACTGGCGGCGTTCCGGCAATGGTGGCTGGAGGAACCCTTGCTCGACGAGGGGGGCCTTTCACCGCGCATCGCTCCGACGGGAGAGGTGGGCGCAGACCTGATGGTCATGGTCGCCATGCCCGAGGAAACCGATCGCACGAGCCTGCTGGAAGGGCCGCAAGGCGCCCTTCTCGACGGCTTTCTACGCGCGGCGAGATTGTCGCGGGATCGGATCTACATCGCCTCCGTCCTGCCACGCCACACTGTCCTGCCGGATTGGGCGGCACTCGATCGGCAAGGCCTTGGCAAATTGGCTGCGCATCATGTCGCGTTCGCGCAGCCAAAACGGCTCGTCGTGTTTGGGCAAAGCGTCCCGTCGCTCGGCGGGCACGATCCGGCGCAAGGTCCGCCGCAAGGTAGTGCCGCGACAGCCTTTTTTAATCATGAGGGCGGCAGGGTTTCCTCGCTCTTCCAACCCGGGCTCGCGCGGTTGCGGGACAAGCCGCAGCTTCGGGCCCGGTTGTGGAAGCGCTGGCTGGAATGGACGGACGAAGCGGAATGA
- the moaB gene encoding molybdenum cofactor biosynthesis protein B — protein MAIDTDRQFRPINIALLTVSDTRTAADDTSGDILAARIEAAGHTLVQRAIEKDDADVLANRLNTWIDDPEIDAIVSTGGTGLTGRDVTPEALDRIKDKDIPGFGELFRWLSYKSIGTSTVQSRALAVVARGTYVFALPGSNGAVKDGWDGILAEQLDSRNRPCNFVELMPRLRET, from the coding sequence ATGGCGATCGATACCGACCGTCAGTTCCGGCCCATCAACATCGCGTTGCTGACGGTATCGGATACGCGCACCGCCGCCGACGACACGAGCGGCGATATCCTTGCCGCGCGCATAGAGGCAGCGGGCCACACCCTCGTGCAACGTGCCATCGAGAAGGACGATGCCGACGTCCTCGCGAATCGCCTTAACACGTGGATCGACGATCCCGAGATCGATGCCATCGTCAGCACCGGCGGAACCGGCCTTACCGGACGCGACGTGACGCCCGAGGCGCTGGACCGCATCAAGGACAAGGATATTCCCGGCTTCGGCGAACTGTTCCGCTGGCTGAGCTACAAATCGATCGGGACCAGCACCGTGCAGAGCCGCGCACTCGCCGTCGTCGCGCGCGGAACGTATGTGTTCGCGCTGCCCGGGTCGAACGGCGCGGTGAAGGACGGATGGGACGGCATCCTCGCCGAACAGCTCGACAGCCGCAATCGGCCTTGCAACTTCGTCGAGCTGATGCCGCGCCTGCGGGAAACCTGA
- a CDS encoding electron transfer flavoprotein-ubiquinone oxidoreductase — protein sequence MSERESMPCDVVIVGGGVAGLAAAIRLKQINSELEVIVLEKGSEIGAHILSGAVVDPRALDELLPEWRDQGCPMAETPTTDNWHWVLSKTGMTSLPHMIMPPFMSNDGCYTGSLGNLCRWLAEQAEGLGVMVFPGFPAAEVIIGEDGAVAGVITQDMGVAADGSHKADYQPGMEILAKYTLFAEGARGNLTKQMKAKFDLEADCQPQVYGLGVKELWDIDPEKHVPGRVIHTQGWPLSESESWGGGFLYHQANGQVALGFVTALDYKNPWVSPFQEFQRWKQHPAIREYLEGGKRVAYGARAINEGGWQSVPRLAFPGGALIGCAAGFVNVPRIKGSHTAMKSGMLAAESIAEAIGRGEEKTALMDYDAAVRDSWIAHELKLVQNAQPAVAKFGGDFGTIVAGVDMWLRYLKMPIIPAFKHEPDYELTGRADLFPRIEYPKPDGKITFDRLTSVSFSYTNHAEDQPVHLKVKDMELQKRSELGVYGGPSQFYCPAGVYEWLVDEATGAPKYQINSQNCVHCKTCDIKDPNQNITWVTPEGGGGPNYPNM from the coding sequence ATGAGCGAACGCGAATCGATGCCCTGCGACGTTGTGATCGTCGGCGGAGGCGTCGCGGGCCTCGCCGCCGCGATCCGGCTGAAGCAGATCAATTCCGAACTCGAGGTGATCGTCCTCGAGAAGGGCAGCGAGATCGGCGCGCACATCCTTTCGGGTGCCGTCGTCGACCCGAGGGCGCTCGACGAACTGCTGCCCGAGTGGCGGGATCAGGGCTGCCCGATGGCCGAGACCCCGACTACCGACAACTGGCACTGGGTCCTATCGAAGACCGGCATGACCAGCTTGCCCCACATGATCATGCCGCCGTTCATGTCGAACGACGGGTGCTACACCGGCTCGCTCGGCAATCTTTGCCGCTGGCTGGCCGAGCAGGCCGAGGGGCTGGGCGTGATGGTCTTTCCCGGCTTTCCCGCCGCGGAGGTCATCATCGGAGAGGATGGTGCGGTTGCAGGTGTCATCACGCAGGACATGGGCGTCGCTGCCGACGGAAGCCACAAGGCGGACTACCAACCGGGCATGGAAATCCTCGCCAAGTACACGCTCTTCGCCGAGGGCGCTCGCGGCAACCTCACAAAGCAGATGAAGGCGAAGTTCGACCTCGAGGCCGATTGCCAGCCTCAGGTCTACGGGCTCGGCGTGAAGGAATTGTGGGATATCGATCCCGAGAAGCACGTGCCGGGGCGCGTGATTCACACGCAAGGCTGGCCTCTGTCCGAAAGCGAGAGCTGGGGCGGCGGGTTCCTCTACCATCAGGCGAACGGACAGGTCGCGCTGGGGTTCGTTACCGCGCTCGACTACAAGAACCCGTGGGTCAGCCCGTTCCAGGAATTCCAGCGCTGGAAACAGCACCCGGCGATCCGCGAATACCTCGAAGGTGGCAAGCGGGTCGCCTATGGCGCGCGCGCGATCAACGAGGGCGGGTGGCAGTCGGTGCCGAGGCTCGCGTTCCCCGGCGGCGCGCTGATCGGCTGCGCGGCGGGCTTCGTCAACGTCCCGCGGATCAAGGGCAGCCATACCGCGATGAAGAGCGGAATGCTCGCCGCCGAAAGCATCGCCGAAGCGATCGGTCGGGGCGAGGAGAAGACCGCACTGATGGATTACGACGCGGCGGTGCGTGACAGCTGGATCGCGCACGAGCTCAAGCTCGTCCAGAACGCGCAGCCCGCGGTCGCCAAGTTCGGCGGGGACTTCGGCACGATCGTGGCCGGCGTGGACATGTGGCTGCGCTATCTCAAGATGCCGATCATCCCGGCGTTCAAGCACGAGCCGGACTACGAGCTGACCGGGCGCGCCGACCTGTTCCCGCGGATCGAGTACCCCAAGCCCGACGGCAAGATCACCTTCGACCGCCTGACCAGCGTCAGCTTCAGCTACACCAACCATGCCGAGGACCAGCCGGTCCACCTCAAGGTCAAGGACATGGAGCTGCAGAAGCGCAGCGAGCTCGGCGTCTACGGCGGCCCATCGCAGTTCTACTGCCCGGCAGGCGTTTACGAATGGCTTGTCGACGAAGCCACCGGCGCGCCGAAATACCAGATCAACTCGCAGAACTGCGTCCATTGCAAGACCTGCGACATCAAGGACCCCAACCAGAACATCACCTGGGTCACGCCCGAAGGCGGCGGCGGGCCGAACTATCCGAATATGTGA
- a CDS encoding PA0069 family radical SAM protein, which translates to MERRFDPEIAGRGAQGAKVPTRFGLAEREVDGDWRDHVEALGGPPVKLRTTVTEERPKTILSFNTSPDVPFDRSVNAYRGCEHGCVYCFARPTHAYHDLSPGLDFETRLFAKPDAARLLRETFAKPRYRPKPLAMGTNTDPYQPIERRYRITRQVLEVCLDARHPVTITTKSDRVCDDIDLISEMARRRLVAVSISVTSLDPKLSGKLEPRAAAPAKRLAALGALVNAGVPVHCSVSPIIPAITDEFMEEIVSRAAALGVPSAGWIPLRLPHEVAPLFREWLSVHFPERGDKVMSIVRSIRGGRDNDPDFFTRMKPTGVWADLFRARFAIACRRAGIQKQRFELDCTGFRLPETGGQMRLL; encoded by the coding sequence ATGGAGCGCAGATTCGATCCCGAGATCGCCGGTCGCGGCGCGCAGGGCGCAAAGGTCCCGACCCGGTTCGGGCTGGCCGAGCGCGAGGTCGACGGCGACTGGCGCGATCACGTGGAGGCGCTGGGCGGCCCCCCGGTCAAACTCCGTACGACCGTCACCGAGGAACGGCCGAAGACCATCCTCAGCTTCAACACCTCGCCCGACGTTCCCTTCGACCGATCGGTAAACGCCTACCGCGGCTGCGAGCATGGCTGCGTCTATTGCTTCGCGCGTCCAACTCACGCCTATCACGACCTGTCGCCGGGTCTGGACTTCGAAACCAGGCTTTTCGCGAAGCCCGATGCGGCGCGCCTGCTGCGCGAAACGTTTGCCAAGCCCCGTTACCGTCCCAAGCCACTTGCGATGGGCACCAACACCGATCCCTACCAGCCCATCGAGCGGCGTTACCGGATCACGCGGCAAGTGCTCGAGGTGTGTCTCGACGCGCGCCACCCGGTCACCATCACCACGAAATCCGACCGGGTGTGCGACGACATCGACCTCATTTCCGAAATGGCGCGGCGGCGGCTCGTCGCGGTGAGCATATCGGTGACTTCGCTCGACCCGAAACTTTCTGGCAAGCTGGAGCCGCGGGCCGCCGCGCCCGCTAAGCGGCTCGCTGCGTTGGGTGCGCTCGTCAACGCAGGCGTGCCGGTGCACTGTTCGGTGTCCCCAATCATCCCTGCCATCACCGACGAGTTCATGGAAGAGATCGTCTCGCGCGCCGCCGCGCTCGGCGTACCCTCGGCCGGATGGATCCCTCTGCGCCTGCCGCACGAGGTTGCACCGTTGTTTCGCGAATGGCTGAGCGTTCATTTTCCCGAGCGCGGCGACAAGGTCATGAGTATCGTGCGTTCGATCCGCGGCGGGCGCGACAACGATCCCGATTTTTTCACCCGCATGAAACCGACCGGCGTCTGGGCCGACCTGTTCCGCGCGCGTTTCGCGATTGCTTGCCGACGCGCGGGCATCCAGAAGCAACGCTTCGAACTCGACTGCACCGGATTTCGCCTGCCCGAAACGGGGGGTCAGATGCGCCTGTTGTGA